The Bacillota bacterium genome includes the window AGGAAGCCGGCCATCAGCTTGGCTCGCAGCGTCCACCGGAACCTCCTGCGCCCCGGCCCCGGGCGGTCCTTCCCCGGCGCGCGCCCTTCGGGCGGTTCGCCGCCCGCCATCCTCGCTCACCCCTCGCCCCTCTTCATCGTCGCGCGCACCTGGGGCGTTGAGCGAGGCCGCGGGAGCCGCTACTTGACGGTGACGGCCTCCGTCACCTGGGCGGCCATGCCGGGCAGGGGCTTCTGATGCGCATCCACCAGCATCGCGGTGAGCGCGTGGCTGCCGGGGGCCGCCTGGACGGTCAGCTGAAGCTGGTCGGTGGTGGCCACGCTCTTCCCGTCCACCTGGACCACGATGGAGCCGTCCTGCTGCGCGCCCAGCTTGAAGTTGTCCACGGCCAGCTTGACGGTGAACGGCGACTGGACCGTGGAGCCGGGGCCCGGCTCCAGGATGTGGACCGCCGGACCCGTCTGGGCGGGAGGCTCCACGGACGGGCCCGTGCCGGTGGACGGCGTGCCGGAGCCGGAGCTGCCGGTCGTCTGGCTGGCCGACCCGCTGTTGGCAGCTCCGCCACCGCCACCGCCGCCGCAAGACGCCGCCAGAAGGACCAACGCCGCAAGGACGGCCACGGAAGAAAAGAAGAAGCGGAGGCGACTCGCCCCGGATGTCGCTGGCAACCCCCATCACTCCTCGCTGAGTCGGGCCCGGAAGGCCGGCAGGTTGCTTACCGTTTCGCCCCCGCCCGCGCTTCCCCTTCCCGCCCCAGTTCCGGCGACATCGCCCCGCGAGAGGGGTGAGCCTCAGGAAGCGGGCGCGCGCGGGCACCTGCGGCCGGGAACACGGGGCGCCGAAGGAGACCGCGGGCCGTGTCCTTCCTCCTGCTCACGCTCTGGGTCTTCAGGGACAGAAAGAGGAGCGGCCCGCGGCGGCGGGTCGCCCCTTCCCGCTCCGTGCTCGCCGCCCGGTCCGGCGCCTCAGCGGGCCGGGCTGGCGCTGGCCGCCCGCGCCGCCGCGAAGCGGTCGATGACGGCGGGAAGCCAGGCCGGCAGATCCGAAGGCTGTCGCGCGGTCACCAGCTGCACCCGCTCGTCCACCACCGTCTCGCGGTCCTCGTAGAGCGCGCCGGCGTTCTTCAGATCCTGGGCGATGCTCTTGTAGCCGGTCAGGCGGACCCCCCGGACCAGGTCGGCGCTGATCAGGATCTGGGGACCGTGGCAGATGCCCGCCACGGGCTTCCGGGCGTCGAAGAAGTCGCGGGTGAAGCGGAGCACGTCGGGGTTGGTGCGGATGGCGTCGGGCCCGCGGCCGCCCGGCAGGACCAGCGCGTCATACTCCGCCGCCCTCGCCTCGGCCACATCCCTGTCGACGGTGAGCGGCACGCCGTGCTTTCCGACCACCGAGCCGCCGGGCCGCTCGACCGCCACCACCTCGACGCGGGCGCCCTCCTCCTGGAGGCGATAGTAAGGGTAGAGCGCCTCCGAATCCTCGAAGCCCGGTCCGATCAGAAGCGCGATCCTCTGGCCGTCGAGTCGTCCCACAGCCATCCCTCCCGTCTTCCATGGTAACGCGGAGAGCCGCCCTCACCATTCCCCGATGACCGCCACCACCCGTCCCGGCCCGTGGACCCCGACCGTCAGCTCCCCCTCGATGTCGGCGCTCATGCTGGGGCCGCTGATCAGGTGGACGGCCGAGGGCAGTCCCCCGCGCCGGCCCGCCTCCTCCATCAGGAGCCGGAAACCCTCCCCCACCGTCTCCACCACCCGCGAGCGGCGGACCACGGCCAGGTGGGCCGGCGGGAGGAGGCTGACCAGCCGGCCGCTGCCGCGGTCCGAGCTGAGCGCCACCGTCCCGGTCTCGGCCACCGCCCAGGAGGCGCCGGTGACGCCCAGCACCGCCCGGGCGGCCTGGCCGCGGAGGCGCGCGGCCGCCTCCGCAGCTTCCTCCGACCCCTGGGCGCGCCAGACGGCGGCCCGGAGGCCGAGACGCTCCAGGAGCTCGGCCAAGTCGAGGGCCGCGAGTTCCGGATCGTCCCAGAGGACGGCCAGCGGGGTGCCGTCCGGGCCGTCGGCGGAGACGGGGGCTGGGCCGGGGCTCGCGGGGCCGCCGGCCGCGGCGCTCTCCGCGAGCAGGCTTTCCACCGCCCGGCGGACCGCGGCGCGGACACCCTCCCGACCTTCCTCGGCCAGGACCGCGCGGCCGCCCAGCGCCTCCCAGCGCCGCCGGAAGGCCTCGACCCGCTCCTCGCCCGTCACCGTGCACCACCCCGGTTCCGCCGCCACCACTCGTGAAAGCTCTCCCGGGCGAGCGGCGCCATGTCGCGGCCGACGAACCAGGCCGAGAACGGGCCCGGCCCGCCGGTCAGGCGGCCGTCCCGCTCCCAGGCCCGCTGTCCCAGCCGCCCCAGCCGCGCCGAGAGGACGAAGCCCGAGGGGCTCGACCAGAGGCGCGACCAGAGCGCCAGCATGGCGGCGTAGCCGCGGGGTTCCAGGCCGCGCTCCGCCTCCTGGCGGCGGAGGCGGAGGATGTGGCCGGGCAGGTCGATCTCCATCGGGCAGGCCTCTCCACAGGCGTGGCACATGCTGCAGAGCGACTTCGGC containing:
- a CDS encoding type 1 glutamine amidotransferase domain-containing protein, with the protein product MAVGRLDGQRIALLIGPGFEDSEALYPYYRLQEEGARVEVVAVERPGGSVVGKHGVPLTVDRDVAEARAAEYDALVLPGGRGPDAIRTNPDVLRFTRDFFDARKPVAGICHGPQILISADLVRGVRLTGYKSIAQDLKNAGALYEDRETVVDERVQLVTARQPSDLPAWLPAVIDRFAAARAASASPAR
- a CDS encoding lactate utilization protein, whose amino-acid sequence is MAAEPGWCTVTGEERVEAFRRRWEALGGRAVLAEEGREGVRAAVRRAVESLLAESAAAGGPASPGPAPVSADGPDGTPLAVLWDDPELAALDLAELLERLGLRAAVWRAQGSEEAAEAAARLRGQAARAVLGVTGASWAVAETGTVALSSDRGSGRLVSLLPPAHLAVVRRSRVVETVGEGFRLLMEEAGRRGGLPSAVHLISGPSMSADIEGELTVGVHGPGRVVAVIGEW